A stretch of Girardinichthys multiradiatus isolate DD_20200921_A chromosome 20, DD_fGirMul_XY1, whole genome shotgun sequence DNA encodes these proteins:
- the LOC124856693 gene encoding leucine-rich repeats and immunoglobulin-like domains protein 2 isoform X2 translates to MKRNKIKIVDSLTFKGLESLKSLKMQRNGITKLMDGAFFGLNNIEELELEHNNLTEVNKVWLYGLRMLRILQISHNAIGIIRPDAWEFCQKLEELDLSHNHLTRLEETAFVGLGFLETLNLGENSISHLGEGVFSDLANLRTLDIRNNEISWAIEDSIAVFDGMKKLNTLEMKRNKIKIVDSLTFKGLESLKSLKMQRNGITKLMDGAFFGLNNIEELELEHNNLTEVNKVWLYGLRMLRILQISHNAIGIIRPDA, encoded by the exons ATGAAGCGTAATAAGATCAAAATAGTGGATAGTCTGACATTCAAAGGGCTGGAGTCGCTGAAGTCACTAAAGATGCAACGAAATGGCATTACAAAGCTCATGGATGGTGCCTTTTTTGGACTGAACAATATTGAAGAGCT AGAGctggaacacaacaacctaacgGAGGTTAATAAAGTTTGGCTGTATGGCCTCCGCATGCTGCGCATCCTGCAAATCAGCCACAACGCTATAGGCATCATCCGTCCTGATGCCTGGGAGTTTTGCCAAAAACTGGAGGAACT AGACTTGTCCCACAATCACTTGACGAGACTTGAGGAGACAGCTTTTGTTGGATTGGGATTCCTGGAGACTCTGAACCTGGGAGAAAACTCTATCAGCCATTTGGGAGAGGGTGTGTTCAGCGACTTGGCAAATCTGCGCACCTT AGATATTCGCAATAATGAAATATCATGGGCCATTGAAGACTCCATCGCTGTATTTGATGGAATGAAGAAGCTGAACACATT AGAAATGAAGCGTAATAAGATCAAAATAGTGGATAGTCTGACATTCAAAGGGCTGGAGTCGCTGAAGTCACTAAAGATGCAACGAAATGGCATTACAAAGCTCATGGATGGTGCCTTTTTTGGACTGAACAATATTGAAGAGCT AGAGctggaacacaacaacctaacgGAGGTTAATAAAGTTTGGCTGTATGGCCTCCGCATGCTGCGCATCCTGCAAATCAGCCACAACGCTATAGGCATCATCCGTCCTGATGCCTGA
- the LOC124856693 gene encoding leucine-rich repeats and immunoglobulin-like domains protein 2 isoform X1 produces the protein MHQLQPYVSLETLDLTSNSISELRVGSFPSMQLKYLNLSNNRISLLEPGCFENISSSLLVLRLNRNRLVALPSKVFKLPHLQLLEMKRNKIKIVDSLTFKGLESLKSLKMQRNGITKLMDGAFFGLNNIEELELEHNNLTEVNKVWLYGLRMLRILQISHNAIGIIRPDAWEFCQKLEELDLSHNHLTRLEETAFVGLGFLETLNLGENSISHLGEGVFSDLANLRTLDIRNNEISWAIEDSIAVFDGMKKLNTLEMKRNKIKIVDSLTFKGLESLKSLKMQRNGITKLMDGAFFGLNNIEELELEHNNLTEVNKVWLYGLRMLRILQISHNAIGIIRPDA, from the exons ATGCATCAACTACAACCTTACGTTTCTCTGGAAACACTGGACCTAACGTCTAATTCTATCTCTGAGCTCAGAGTGGGATCCTTTCCATCCATGCAGCTCAAATATCT GAATTTAAGTAACAATAGGATCAGCCTCCTGGAGCCTGGGTGCTTTGAGAACATCTCCAGCTCACTGCTGGTGCTTCGGCTGAACAGGAACAGATTAGTTGCGCTGCCGTCAAAAGTCTTCAAACTTCCCCATCTTCAGCTACT AGAAATGAAGCGTAATAAGATCAAAATAGTGGATAGTCTGACATTCAAAGGGCTGGAGTCGCTGAAGTCACTAAAGATGCAACGAAATGGCATTACAAAGCTCATGGATGGTGCCTTTTTTGGACTGAACAATATTGAAGAGCT AGAGctggaacacaacaacctaacgGAGGTTAATAAAGTTTGGCTGTATGGCCTCCGCATGCTGCGCATCCTGCAAATCAGCCACAACGCTATAGGCATCATCCGTCCTGATGCCTGGGAGTTTTGCCAAAAACTGGAGGAACT AGACTTGTCCCACAATCACTTGACGAGACTTGAGGAGACAGCTTTTGTTGGATTGGGATTCCTGGAGACTCTGAACCTGGGAGAAAACTCTATCAGCCATTTGGGAGAGGGTGTGTTCAGCGACTTGGCAAATCTGCGCACCTT AGATATTCGCAATAATGAAATATCATGGGCCATTGAAGACTCCATCGCTGTATTTGATGGAATGAAGAAGCTGAACACATT AGAAATGAAGCGTAATAAGATCAAAATAGTGGATAGTCTGACATTCAAAGGGCTGGAGTCGCTGAAGTCACTAAAGATGCAACGAAATGGCATTACAAAGCTCATGGATGGTGCCTTTTTTGGACTGAACAATATTGAAGAGCT AGAGctggaacacaacaacctaacgGAGGTTAATAAAGTTTGGCTGTATGGCCTCCGCATGCTGCGCATCCTGCAAATCAGCCACAACGCTATAGGCATCATCCGTCCTGATGCCTGA
- the LOC124856828 gene encoding protein-arginine deiminase type-2-like: MGHRRTLGVDYDKPTSIVCVVGSELNVNLDRSAPPGSKFFSVKCTANVQYNISPPPAETSHLSPILLTGNSVLLISISHASQSEENEKLSVCYYGKNKEVLGTAILYLTAIEISLDVDADRDGIVEKNNPDKESWKWGPNGHGAILLVNCDSEKFYNKKPDCEEARISKVTDLKDMSLMVLRTRGPAQLPKGYKLTMHISQGDAEGVRVFRAESPDVVKNSLRKIFSAFVKDFPLVLSSEVLSKEVPYLGGSAEMNFYVEGLRFPDKDFDGLITISLSLLEPIREGIPETPIFTDKVVFRVSPWIMTPNTLQPVEVFVCSTSDNYQFLKGMRNLVTKSGSKLKICHEYMNRGDRWMQDELEFGYIDSPHHSFPVVLDSPRDGTLDDFPYDELLGPDFGYVTRVAHRKDVSSLDSFGNLEVSPPVTVNGKKYPLGRILIGVAFPTAMEGRNMTKVVQDFLWAQKVQEPVALFSDWLLVGHIDEFMSFVPAPDRKGFRLLLASPDVGYKIFRRLHNDGHGQAKMFDGLNDEKPVTVDEILSDENLRAENNYVQSCIDWNRDVLKRELGLDDDDIIDLPVLFKMKWLNRVVAYYPDMVNMIVLGKNLGIPKPFGPKVNGRCVLEAEMCSLMEALGLNCTFIDDFATYHKLLGEVHCGSNVRRKPFDFKWWNLEL, translated from the exons ATGGGTCATCGGCGGACTCTCGGAGTAGATTATGATAAACCCACCAGCATAGTGTGCGTGGTCGGCTCTGAACTCAACGTCAACCTAGACAG GAGTGCCCCTCCTGGTTCCAAGTTCTTCTCTGTGAAGTGCACTGCCAATGTTCAATACAACATAAGCCCTCCACCTGCGGAGACATCCCACCTGTCTCCTATACTCCTCACTGGAAACTCAGTGCTTCTCATCAGCATTAGCCATGCCAGTCAGTCCGAAGAGAATGAAAAG CTGTCTGTCTGCTACTATGGGAAGAACAAAGAGGTCTTGGGGACAGCAATTCTGTACCTGACAGCCATTG AGATCTCTCTTGATGTGGATGCTGACAGAGATGGTATTGTGGAGAAGAACAACCCAGACAAG GAATCCTGGAAATGGGGTCCTAATGGGCACGGAGCTATCCTTCTGGTTAACTGTGACTCAGAAAAGTTCTACAACAAGAAACCAGACTGTGAGGAGGCCCGCATCTCCAAAGTGACAG atCTTAAGGACATGTCGCTCATGGTGCTGCGGACCAGAGGCCCTGCCCAACTCCCAAAAGGCTATAAACTCACCATGCACATCTCTCAGGGAGATGCAGAGGGTGTTCGAGTTTTTAGAGCTGAATCCCCTGATGTGGTTAAGAACAGCCTGC GGAAAATATTTAGTGCCTTTGTCAAGGACTTTCCACTGGTGCTTAGCAGTGAGGTGCTGTCCAAGGAAGTGCCTTACCTTGGAGGCTCAGCAGAGATGAACTTTTATGTGGAAGGCCTGAGGTTTCCTGACAAGGACTTTGATGGGCTCATAACCATCAGCCTCAGCTTACTGGAGCCAATCCGTGAG GGAATTCCTGAGACGCCCATTTTCACCGACAAAGTGGTGTTTAGAGTGTCGCCATGGATCATGACACCCAACACCCTCCAGCCTGTGGAGGTGTTTGTCTGCAG TACATCTGATAACTACCAGTTCCTCAAAGGAATGAGGAACCTTGTTACAAAGAGTGGGTCCAAGCTGAAAATCTGCCATGAGTATATGAACAGAGGAGACCGCTGGATGCAA GATGAACTGGAATTTGGTTACATTGATTCACCCCATCACAGTTTTCCTGTGGTTCTGGATTCCCCTAGAGATGGAACTCTTGATGACTTTCCCTATGATGAACTTCTG GGGCCTGACTTTGGGTATGTGACCAGGGTGGCTCACAGAAAAGATGTGAGCAGTCTGGACTCATTCGGTAACCTGGAGGTTAGCCCTCCTGTCACGgtgaatggaaaaaaataccCTCTGGGCAGAATCCTCATTGGGGTTGCCTTCCCAAC GGCAATGGAGGGACGAAACATGACCAAAGTGGTTCAAGACTTCTTGTGGGCTCAGAAGGTTCAGGAGCCTGTTGCCTTGTTTTCTGACTGGCTCTTGGTTGGCCATATCGATGAATTCATGAGTTTTGTTCCTGCTCCTGACAGAAAG GGCTTTCGACTGCTGCTGGCCAGCCCAGATGTGGGCTACAAAATATTCAGAAGACTCCACAATGACGGACATGGACAAGCCAAGATGTTTGACG GTTTGAATGATGAAAAGCCAGTGACAGTGGATGAGATCCTGAGTGATGAAAATCTGCGAGCTGAAAATAACTATGTACAG AGCTGCATTGACTGGAACAGGGATGTAttgaagagagagctgggcCTGGATGATGATGACATTATTGACCTGCCAGTTCTTTTCAAGATGAAGTGGTTGAACAGAGTTGTGGCCTACTACCCTGATAtg GTCAACATGATTGTTTTGGGGAAAAATCTTGGCATTCCAAAACCATTTGGCCCCAAGGTGAATGGACGCTGTGTCCTCGAGGCAGAGATGTGCTCCCTGATGGAGGCTCTGGGCCTCAACTGTACGTTTATTGACGACTTTGCCACCTACCACAAACTGCTGGGAGAGGTGCATTGTGGTTCCAATGTCCGTAGAAAGCCATTTGACTTCAAATGGTGGAACCTTGAGCTGtga